The following proteins are co-located in the Spirosoma montaniterrae genome:
- a CDS encoding SusC/RagA family TonB-linked outer membrane protein, protein MKKPIPSCLRGKPIVGFLLFFLTTLTALADVPVSGVVRDEKNQPLPGVSVVIKGTQRGTTTDPNGRFQITVPDQSSILQVSYIGYVTQEVAVGNRSELTITLVEDSKSLNEVVVIGYGTQKKSDLTGAVSTVTAKDIGRLPLAGIDQALQGKAAGVRVTQSSGAPGEGVAVRIRGVGTINDNSPLFIVDGVPTKDAFSILTPADIETMSVLKDASSAAIYGARAANGVIVVTTKRGQTGAPRITFNSYTGLQQASRLIPMANTAQYVEIYNEAANTDNAELADPTLFRKLITDDPSQLPNTDWQRAIFRTAPIQNYQLSFSGGTERSHYLISGNYFEQQGIVLNSGYKRYALRTSVDTDMGGKVKVGTNLNLTFSTRNIVGSSGDGFGGNGGSIVRYALFRAPAIAITDPATGDYIDLPARPDLYGDGYNPVALALKQDNKERQYRAFGNLFGEWQILEGLRFRTDGGLDLQFVNQKRFNENWGTNSRINSPATLSNRISTLSNLNWNNTLTYTRTFGGKHDVSVLVGTEAIQNIGRDLVGSDRNFIDQSPNLRFLGVGNDPLGRQASEGDQRWKLFSQFARVNYAYQNRYLVTANVRRDGSSRFSPQNRYATFLSGSVGWNIDQEQFFQRFTNVVSALKLRVSAGQLGNQDIGNYPYASVVGSGFNYPLGNPQQTQNGYAIVGRGNSNVRWESSTQTDVGIDASFLRNRIQLTADYFIKTTSDILVPVPLPRSGGTSGVPFVNAGRVENRGLELDLIYRDRKGAVSYDITANGAFIRNKVLSLSDGRPIPGGRVDNGIFATLTEPGHPIGSFYLLQQAGIFQNASEIFTSAFQSNDVRPGDVKFADTNGDGRITQDDRAHVGSPIPTLTYGLTANAQWRNFDLSVFFQGVSGNSVFYQVATDIEGFYRSFNVTQRVVEERWRGEGTSSTQPRVSWRGAANNKQPSTRFLESGAYTRLRNLQVGYTLPGKLSQKFGASSVRMYVAGQNLLTFTKYPGLDPEQHTSDNVNGEQFRGDVAVGIDWGTYPAARTYMFGLNVGF, encoded by the coding sequence ATGAAAAAACCGATACCGTCCTGCCTGCGTGGGAAACCAATCGTCGGCTTCCTGCTATTTTTTCTCACTACCCTCACCGCGCTGGCCGACGTACCCGTTTCGGGCGTAGTGCGCGACGAAAAAAACCAGCCATTGCCGGGCGTTAGTGTTGTGATCAAAGGGACGCAGCGCGGCACCACCACCGACCCGAACGGACGTTTCCAGATCACCGTACCCGATCAGAGTAGCATCCTCCAGGTTTCGTATATCGGCTACGTCACTCAGGAGGTGGCCGTAGGCAATCGTTCCGAACTAACCATCACGCTGGTCGAAGACAGTAAATCGCTCAATGAAGTAGTAGTAATTGGTTATGGCACCCAGAAAAAAAGCGACCTCACGGGGGCCGTTTCAACCGTAACGGCAAAAGATATTGGCCGGTTGCCGCTGGCAGGTATCGATCAGGCGTTGCAGGGTAAAGCCGCTGGCGTACGCGTGACGCAATCGTCGGGCGCGCCAGGCGAAGGCGTGGCTGTACGCATCCGGGGCGTTGGTACGATTAATGACAACAGTCCCTTGTTCATTGTCGATGGCGTTCCAACCAAGGACGCGTTCAGCATTCTGACACCCGCCGATATTGAAACCATGTCGGTGCTGAAAGATGCGTCGTCGGCGGCTATCTACGGAGCGCGGGCCGCCAACGGTGTAATTGTTGTTACCACCAAGCGCGGGCAAACGGGCGCACCGCGCATCACATTCAATAGTTATACCGGGCTGCAACAGGCAAGCCGACTGATCCCGATGGCGAACACGGCGCAGTACGTTGAAATTTACAACGAAGCCGCCAATACCGATAACGCCGAGCTCGCCGACCCAACGCTGTTCCGTAAACTTATTACCGACGACCCCAGCCAACTGCCCAACACCGACTGGCAACGGGCCATTTTCCGCACGGCACCCATTCAGAACTACCAGCTTAGTTTCAGTGGCGGCACCGAGCGGTCGCATTACCTGATTTCGGGTAATTATTTCGAGCAGCAGGGTATTGTGCTCAACTCCGGCTACAAACGCTACGCCCTCCGCACCAGCGTTGATACCGACATGGGCGGAAAGGTGAAAGTGGGTACAAACCTGAATCTTACGTTTTCGACGCGCAACATCGTGGGCAGTTCGGGCGATGGATTTGGTGGCAACGGTGGCAGCATTGTTCGCTACGCGCTGTTTCGCGCACCGGCTATTGCCATTACTGACCCCGCCACCGGCGACTACATCGATCTCCCCGCCCGCCCTGATCTCTATGGCGATGGCTACAACCCTGTTGCATTAGCGTTGAAACAGGACAATAAAGAGCGGCAATACCGGGCATTCGGCAACCTCTTCGGCGAGTGGCAGATTCTGGAAGGATTACGGTTTCGTACCGATGGCGGGCTTGATCTACAGTTCGTTAATCAGAAACGATTCAACGAAAACTGGGGTACTAATAGCCGTATCAACAGCCCGGCCACGCTCAGCAACCGCATCAGTACACTCAGTAACCTGAACTGGAACAATACGCTGACCTACACCCGCACATTTGGTGGCAAGCACGACGTATCGGTGTTGGTCGGCACCGAGGCCATTCAGAACATTGGCCGCGATTTGGTTGGCTCCGACCGTAATTTCATCGACCAGTCGCCAAACCTGCGCTTTCTCGGTGTAGGCAATGATCCGCTCGGTCGGCAGGCGTCGGAAGGCGATCAGCGGTGGAAACTGTTTTCGCAGTTTGCGCGGGTCAACTACGCCTACCAGAATCGCTATTTGGTCACGGCCAACGTCCGGCGCGATGGTTCGTCGCGGTTTTCACCCCAGAATCGGTACGCCACGTTCCTGTCGGGTTCGGTGGGCTGGAACATCGATCAGGAACAGTTTTTCCAGCGATTCACGAATGTCGTCTCGGCCCTGAAACTGCGGGTCAGTGCGGGGCAGTTGGGCAATCAGGACATCGGTAATTATCCGTATGCGTCTGTTGTGGGTAGCGGGTTCAATTATCCGCTTGGCAACCCGCAGCAAACGCAGAACGGCTACGCTATCGTGGGCCGGGGTAACAGCAATGTGCGCTGGGAATCATCGACCCAAACCGACGTGGGTATCGATGCCAGCTTTCTGCGCAACCGTATCCAGCTAACCGCCGATTATTTCATTAAAACGACGTCTGATATTCTGGTGCCGGTGCCGCTGCCACGTTCGGGCGGTACGTCGGGCGTACCATTCGTAAACGCCGGTCGGGTCGAAAACCGGGGGCTGGAACTTGACCTTATCTACCGCGACCGCAAAGGTGCCGTCAGTTACGACATTACGGCCAATGGCGCGTTTATTCGCAACAAAGTACTGTCGCTCAGCGATGGTCGGCCCATTCCGGGCGGGCGCGTCGACAATGGTATATTTGCCACACTGACCGAGCCGGGCCACCCCATTGGGTCCTTTTACCTGCTGCAACAGGCGGGTATTTTCCAGAACGCCAGCGAGATTTTCACAAGCGCGTTCCAGAGCAACGACGTTCGCCCCGGCGACGTGAAGTTTGCCGATACCAACGGAGATGGCCGCATTACGCAGGACGACCGCGCTCATGTTGGCAGCCCGATTCCAACGCTCACCTACGGCCTGACTGCCAACGCCCAGTGGCGCAACTTCGACCTGTCGGTGTTTTTTCAGGGCGTGTCGGGCAACTCGGTTTTTTATCAGGTCGCCACGGATATCGAAGGGTTTTATCGCTCGTTTAATGTTACGCAGCGGGTTGTGGAGGAGCGTTGGCGGGGCGAAGGCACCAGCAGCACACAGCCGAGGGTGTCGTGGCGGGGGGCTGCCAACAACAAGCAGCCGTCTACCCGTTTTCTGGAAAGCGGTGCTTACACGCGTCTGCGAAACCTGCAAGTGGGTTATACGCTGCCGGGCAAGCTGAGTCAGAAGTTTGGCGCGTCGAGTGTGCGGATGTACGTGGCCGGGCAAAACCTGCTGACGTTCACAAAATACCCCGGCTTAGACCCCGAACAGCATACCAGCGACAATGTCAATGGCGAACAGTTTCGGGGCGACGTAGCCGTTGGCATCGACTGGGGCACGTACCCCGCAGCAAGAACATATATGTTCGGACTGAATGTAGGATTTTGA
- a CDS encoding RNA-guided endonuclease TnpB family protein, which translates to MLKAYHYRLYPNATQTELLNKHFGSVRYVYNWALGIKTNAYQLESKTVSRFELDKQLTRLKTELTWLGEINAQALQASLRHLDSAYTRFFREKKGFPRFKSKKDNRHSFQCPQNCKVDFAAGTLQLPKIGRINVVFSREFTGTIKTVTVAKSATGKVFASVLVETDDVVLVKSAPNPTTAVGIDVGLKYFATLSTGEVIANPRFLKKSLKKLRRLSRQHSKKQKGSSNRNKSKIRLARQHERVTNQRNDFLHKTSTAITKRYGTVCVENLNISGMMKNSRLSRAIADVSWGSFVSMLEYKCDWQGKNLVRIGRFEPSSKLCTCGTINHSLTLKDRVWTCSRCGVTHDRDILAANNIVRFAFQKQNLIGMDSAESTLGERNGSLSLSQESPSL; encoded by the coding sequence ATGTTAAAAGCCTATCACTACCGGCTATACCCGAACGCTACACAAACCGAGTTGCTTAACAAGCATTTTGGCAGTGTGCGTTATGTGTATAATTGGGCGTTAGGCATCAAGACCAATGCCTATCAGCTTGAATCAAAAACCGTTAGCCGCTTTGAGTTGGATAAGCAGTTAACCCGCCTGAAAACGGAATTAACGTGGTTAGGCGAGATTAACGCACAGGCATTGCAGGCATCACTCCGGCATTTAGATTCGGCGTACACCCGCTTTTTTCGGGAAAAGAAAGGGTTTCCCCGCTTCAAGTCGAAGAAAGACAACCGGCATAGTTTCCAGTGTCCCCAGAACTGCAAGGTTGATTTTGCAGCCGGCACGTTGCAACTTCCCAAAATCGGCAGGATCAACGTTGTATTCAGCCGGGAGTTCACGGGTACTATCAAGACCGTGACGGTAGCGAAGTCGGCCACGGGAAAAGTCTTTGCGTCGGTGCTGGTTGAAACAGACGACGTTGTACTGGTGAAGTCAGCACCTAATCCGACTACTGCGGTGGGCATTGATGTTGGCCTGAAATACTTTGCTACCCTCTCAACCGGCGAAGTAATTGCCAACCCACGTTTCTTAAAGAAGTCGCTCAAAAAACTGCGTCGGCTTTCCCGCCAGCACAGCAAAAAGCAGAAAGGCAGTAGCAACAGAAATAAGTCCAAAATCAGACTCGCCCGCCAGCATGAGCGCGTAACTAACCAGCGCAACGACTTTCTCCACAAGACCAGTACGGCAATAACCAAGCGGTACGGTACGGTCTGCGTGGAGAACCTGAACATATCGGGCATGATGAAGAACAGCCGACTTAGCCGTGCCATTGCGGACGTAAGTTGGGGTAGTTTCGTTTCCATGCTCGAATACAAATGCGACTGGCAGGGTAAAAACCTTGTCAGAATCGGACGGTTTGAGCCATCAAGCAAGCTCTGTACGTGTGGCACCATAAACCACAGCCTGACTCTGAAAGACCGGGTGTGGACGTGTAGCCGTTGTGGTGTGACACATGACAGGGATATTTTGGCGGCTAACAACATCGTTCGGTTTGCGTTTCAGAAGCAAAACTTAATAGGCATGGACAGTGCCGAATCTACGCTTGGGGAGAGGAACGGTAGTTTATCATTGAGCCAAGAATCTCCCAGCCTTTAG
- a CDS encoding SDR family NAD(P)-dependent oxidoreductase: protein MFRTALITGATSGIGRATADAFADMEYRLILCGRREDRLQELQQKLGTKTAVTTLLFDVRDREAVETAINSLPADWQTIDILVNNAGNAHGLSAIQDGDVADWDQMIDGNVQGLLYVSRAVIAGMVARQRGHIINISSIAGKQTYANGAVYCASKAAVEALSTGMRLDLTQHGIKVTNIAPGAVETEFSAVRFKGDTERAAKVYEGFTPLEATDIADAIVYAVTAPAHVTIADLTILASAQAAATTIVRK from the coding sequence ATGTTTCGTACCGCATTAATTACCGGAGCTACGTCGGGTATTGGACGGGCCACCGCCGATGCTTTTGCCGATATGGAGTACCGTCTTATCCTCTGTGGTCGTCGGGAAGACCGGCTTCAGGAACTACAACAGAAGCTTGGCACGAAAACTGCCGTTACCACACTCCTGTTCGACGTGCGTGACCGCGAAGCCGTTGAAACAGCTATTAATTCGCTGCCTGCCGACTGGCAAACAATTGATATTCTGGTCAATAACGCCGGTAATGCTCACGGCCTGAGCGCGATTCAGGATGGCGACGTGGCCGACTGGGATCAGATGATCGACGGCAATGTGCAGGGGTTGCTGTATGTTTCGAGGGCTGTGATAGCGGGCATGGTGGCGCGGCAGCGCGGGCATATTATAAACATCAGTTCGATAGCTGGCAAACAAACCTACGCCAACGGGGCTGTGTACTGCGCCAGTAAAGCCGCCGTAGAAGCACTCAGCACCGGTATGCGGCTCGACCTCACCCAGCACGGCATTAAAGTGACGAATATTGCACCCGGCGCGGTCGAAACCGAGTTTTCGGCGGTGCGTTTCAAAGGCGATACTGAGCGGGCCGCCAAAGTCTACGAAGGCTTTACGCCACTCGAAGCCACCGACATTGCCGATGCCATCGTGTATGCCGTGACGGCCCCCGCCCATGTTACCATTGCCGACCTGACGATCTTAGCCAGCGCACAGGCTGCTGCAACAACCATTGTTCGGAAATAG
- a CDS encoding ABC transporter ATP-binding protein — protein sequence MIHVRNVVKRYGTTTVVDRVSFSVARGETLVLLGTSGSGKTTTLKMLNRLIEPDDGQISLDGIDVQQQDAPNLRRRIGYVIQDGGLFPHYTVAEAIATVPTLLGWETDAIRARTHELIDKLQLPASVLTRYPANLSGGQRQRVGVARALAARPPVVLMDEPFGALDPFTRKHVRRELFSLSELQETTVVLVTHDVTEARELADRIALMDGGRIVQIGTPEELMSKPVNEFVRDFLEV from the coding sequence ATGATTCATGTTCGGAACGTAGTGAAACGCTACGGAACCACTACGGTAGTTGATCGTGTGTCGTTCAGCGTAGCGCGGGGCGAAACGCTGGTGCTGCTCGGTACGAGCGGTTCGGGCAAAACTACGACGCTGAAAATGCTGAACCGGCTCATCGAACCTGACGACGGACAGATCAGCCTCGACGGAATCGACGTGCAGCAACAGGATGCACCCAACCTGCGCCGACGCATCGGTTATGTGATTCAGGACGGCGGCCTGTTTCCGCATTATACCGTAGCCGAGGCCATTGCCACTGTGCCAACGCTGCTCGGCTGGGAGACCGACGCCATTCGTGCCCGTACCCATGAACTGATCGATAAGCTGCAACTGCCTGCGTCGGTACTAACCCGCTACCCTGCCAACCTGAGTGGGGGGCAGCGGCAGCGCGTAGGCGTGGCACGAGCCTTAGCTGCCCGCCCGCCGGTAGTGCTGATGGACGAACCGTTTGGCGCACTCGACCCCTTCACGCGAAAGCACGTCCGGCGCGAACTCTTCAGCCTGAGCGAGTTGCAGGAAACTACCGTTGTCCTCGTTACGCACGACGTAACCGAAGCCCGCGAACTGGCCGACCGCATTGCGCTCATGGACGGGGGGCGCATCGTTCAGATTGGAACCCCGGAGGAGTTGATGAGCAAGCCGGTAAATGAATTTGTACGAGACTTTCTGGAGGTATAA
- a CDS encoding ABC transporter permease/substrate-binding protein, with amino-acid sequence MLDFIRQNADKLLEQTLTHVGLTFVSLLLALVAGVPLGILIARQKRLASGVLGVAGVLQTVPSVALLGFLIPLLGIGVGPALVALFLYALLPIIRNTYVGITEVSASVTEAARGVGMTNRQVLMKVELPLALPVIFAGVRTAAVINVGVATLAAYVAAGGLGEFIFGGIALSNTNMMLAGAIPAALLAVGFDLGLARLQTLSGRKMRVGALLFVALLPLLSAFYLVPISRSDKLIAGFAHEFYGRADGYPGLQKTYGLTLRPRLIDQSLMYEAIHREQVDIISGYSTDGRIRAFNLVVLADDRHAFPPYDAAPIVRKAALTRHPDLGPTLDLLAGKLTDSVMTALNYEADYLRHSPERVAADFLRRTGLYKRPAPGERTETVVIGSKVFTEQYILSEIYRQLLEGHTRLRVVTKTGLGGTQICFDALRTGAIDVYPEYTGTGLLVILQPTAAKLKTLSMQSDLVFRFVRQEFARQYGLVWQRPLGFSNSYCLMMRRTQAQQLNLRSISDLARYQQD; translated from the coding sequence ATGCTTGATTTCATTCGACAAAACGCTGATAAACTGCTTGAGCAAACGCTGACACACGTTGGGCTAACGTTTGTCTCGCTGTTACTGGCTTTAGTTGCGGGTGTGCCGCTGGGTATTCTCATTGCCCGGCAAAAACGGCTGGCATCGGGTGTGCTGGGTGTAGCGGGCGTGCTGCAAACGGTGCCGAGCGTGGCCCTGCTGGGGTTTCTGATTCCGTTGCTTGGCATTGGCGTCGGCCCGGCGTTGGTAGCGTTGTTTCTGTATGCATTGCTGCCCATCATCCGCAACACCTACGTGGGCATTACGGAAGTAAGTGCGTCGGTAACAGAAGCTGCGCGGGGCGTTGGTATGACGAATCGGCAGGTATTGATGAAAGTAGAATTGCCATTGGCGTTGCCGGTAATTTTTGCGGGCGTTCGCACGGCGGCAGTCATCAACGTAGGTGTGGCAACGCTGGCCGCTTATGTGGCGGCTGGTGGTTTGGGTGAATTTATTTTTGGCGGTATTGCGCTCAGTAATACCAATATGATGCTGGCCGGAGCCATTCCGGCGGCACTGCTGGCGGTGGGCTTCGATTTGGGCCTGGCGCGTTTACAGACGCTTTCGGGCCGAAAAATGCGCGTTGGGGCCTTACTTTTTGTGGCATTACTGCCGCTGCTGTCGGCGTTTTATTTAGTGCCAATCAGCCGGTCTGATAAACTAATTGCTGGCTTCGCACATGAATTTTACGGACGGGCCGATGGCTATCCTGGTTTGCAGAAAACATACGGTCTCACACTGCGCCCGCGCCTGATCGACCAAAGCCTGATGTATGAAGCTATTCACCGTGAGCAGGTTGATATCATCAGCGGTTACTCGACCGATGGCCGCATCCGGGCTTTCAACCTGGTTGTGCTTGCCGACGACCGCCATGCCTTCCCACCCTACGATGCGGCTCCCATAGTACGAAAAGCCGCACTAACGCGGCATCCCGACCTTGGCCCTACGCTCGATCTGTTGGCCGGAAAACTAACCGATTCGGTGATGACGGCCCTAAATTACGAGGCTGATTATCTGCGCCATTCGCCCGAACGGGTGGCTGCTGATTTTCTGAGACGAACGGGGCTATATAAACGTCCCGCACCCGGCGAACGGACCGAGACTGTGGTGATAGGATCGAAGGTGTTTACGGAGCAATATATTCTGTCTGAAATCTACCGGCAATTGCTGGAAGGACATACGCGGCTGCGGGTGGTAACGAAAACCGGGCTGGGCGGCACCCAAATCTGCTTCGATGCCCTCCGCACAGGGGCCATTGACGTCTATCCCGAATATACCGGCACGGGGTTGCTGGTGATTCTGCAACCTACGGCGGCTAAGCTCAAAACCTTGTCTATGCAATCAGATTTGGTATTTCGGTTTGTTCGGCAGGAATTTGCCCGGCAATACGGATTAGTTTGGCAACGACCGCTGGGCTTCAGCAACAGCTACTGCCTGATGATGCGCCGAACACAGGCTCAACAACTGAATCTGCGTTCGATCAGCGATTTAGCGAGATACCAGCAGGATTGA
- a CDS encoding glycosyltransferase family 2 protein produces MIPEFSVVIPTYQRPALLLKCLDALGRQLLARDQFEIIVVDDAHSPETETAVQLFARQIARSGSPLEVRYLGQPTRRGPAAARNRGWRAARGRVVAFTDDDCLPQPNWLPSALVCFQRGAQVVTGQLRFNNPSDTPIHDRTLALLETAEFVTANCFCRKSVLERVGGFEEAFDVAWDDDNDFRFKLIQAGIPVGKCPEAVVLHPIPESPWYAPIYAERRNSYDALLYKRHPDLFRERMPNYRGLVLQYYVCVLSVLMALIGLLAGSVPAITLGVGTWATLSADLILRFLPDGRLDWRTIKHAILTGLATPFVSVYWRLYGAVKYKVLYW; encoded by the coding sequence ATGATACCAGAATTTTCGGTCGTGATTCCAACGTATCAGCGACCGGCTCTACTCCTCAAATGTTTGGATGCGCTGGGACGGCAGCTTCTTGCCCGCGACCAGTTTGAAATTATTGTGGTTGACGACGCCCACTCGCCCGAAACCGAGACGGCGGTGCAGTTATTTGCGCGTCAGATTGCCCGGTCGGGTAGCCCGCTCGAAGTACGCTACCTCGGTCAGCCTACCCGACGTGGCCCGGCTGCGGCCCGAAACCGGGGCTGGCGGGCCGCTCGCGGGCGGGTGGTAGCCTTTACTGATGACGACTGCCTGCCACAACCGAACTGGCTTCCATCGGCATTGGTTTGTTTTCAGCGCGGGGCACAGGTTGTGACCGGCCAACTGCGTTTTAATAACCCCAGCGATACCCCCATTCACGACCGCACGCTGGCGTTGCTCGAAACAGCGGAGTTTGTTACCGCCAATTGTTTCTGCCGCAAATCGGTGCTGGAGCGCGTGGGTGGTTTTGAGGAAGCCTTCGATGTAGCCTGGGACGACGACAACGATTTTCGATTTAAGCTGATTCAGGCGGGTATTCCGGTTGGCAAGTGCCCCGAAGCCGTGGTGCTGCACCCCATTCCCGAAAGCCCCTGGTACGCGCCTATTTATGCCGAACGCCGAAATAGCTACGATGCCCTGCTCTACAAGCGTCATCCCGATCTGTTCCGGGAACGAATGCCCAACTACCGGGGATTGGTTCTACAATATTATGTCTGCGTACTGAGTGTGCTGATGGCTTTGATAGGTTTGTTGGCGGGCTCTGTACCGGCCATAACGCTTGGGGTAGGCACGTGGGCAACCTTATCAGCCGACCTGATTCTGCGATTCCTGCCCGATGGGCGTTTGGACTGGCGCACCATTAAACACGCGATACTGACCGGATTAGCCACGCCATTTGTGTCGGTCTACTGGCGGCTGTACGGAGCAGTGAAGTACAAAGTGCTGTATTGGTAA
- a CDS encoding DNA polymerase III subunit gamma/tau — MENFVVSARKYRPATFDTVVGQEHITTTLKNAIKTNHLASAFLFCGPRGVGKTTCARILAKTINCQNLTPDGEACDQCESCVSFSQNASFNIHELDAASNNSVEDIRNLIDQVRYPPQSGKYKIYIIDEVHMLSSAAFNAFLKTLEEPPSYAIFILATTEKHKILPTILSRCQIFDFNRIQPGHIAGHLAKIAQNEGITAETEALDLIAQKADGGLRDALSMFDLNVTFATDRVLRYKEVLDNLHILDYDYYFKLTDLLLAGNLPQSLLTVDEILRKGFDGHQFVVGLCRHFRDLLVCKDAATVQLLQVTENVRRQYLDQSARAPMSFLLSALSLGGQCDMNYKQAKDQRLHTELWLMKVASLRNLLDWENLPNTLPLNGIHSTDGNVHGEVAEKKKPSPDNGLTEQHFVTSEPAAGYQPTSVARNGNGHLPTPATNGHPTNGTATVVATVPVAAPPSKAAPPTRPASSRLRSTVSLHAGSTQSIAEIVEEVAAPARPDKSFSFEQLQTAWVEFARLRQQQTDSASEQLILNRDLVLNGTTVFLTLDNTLQPGILTEFKVELVGYLRNQLQNSQIQVEHEVRLQEVKKMIYSPQDKYNYLAEKNPALHELRKVLNLEVDY; from the coding sequence ATGGAAAATTTCGTGGTTTCGGCCCGCAAGTACCGCCCTGCTACGTTCGACACGGTTGTTGGGCAGGAACATATTACGACTACGCTTAAGAACGCTATCAAAACCAATCACTTAGCGTCGGCGTTTTTGTTTTGTGGGCCGCGCGGAGTCGGAAAAACCACCTGCGCCCGGATTCTGGCGAAGACGATCAACTGCCAAAACCTGACACCCGATGGCGAAGCCTGCGACCAATGTGAGTCGTGTGTAAGTTTCAGTCAGAATGCATCGTTCAATATTCATGAACTCGATGCGGCTTCCAACAACTCGGTCGAAGACATCCGAAACCTGATTGATCAGGTGCGCTACCCGCCCCAGTCGGGCAAATACAAGATTTATATTATCGACGAGGTGCATATGCTCTCGTCGGCAGCTTTCAACGCCTTTCTGAAAACGCTGGAAGAACCGCCCAGTTACGCCATTTTTATTCTGGCGACCACTGAGAAGCACAAAATTCTGCCTACGATTCTGTCACGTTGCCAGATTTTCGACTTCAACCGGATTCAGCCGGGGCATATTGCGGGCCATTTGGCTAAAATTGCTCAGAACGAAGGCATTACCGCCGAAACCGAAGCCCTCGACCTCATTGCTCAGAAAGCCGACGGCGGGCTGCGCGACGCGCTCAGCATGTTCGACCTGAACGTGACTTTTGCCACCGACCGGGTGCTACGATACAAGGAAGTGCTGGATAATCTGCATATTCTCGACTACGATTATTACTTTAAACTGACCGACCTACTGCTGGCGGGCAACCTGCCACAAAGCCTGCTGACGGTCGACGAGATTCTGCGCAAAGGCTTCGACGGGCACCAGTTTGTGGTGGGTCTTTGCCGCCATTTTCGCGATTTGCTGGTCTGTAAAGATGCTGCAACGGTGCAGTTGTTGCAGGTAACAGAGAACGTTCGGCGGCAATACCTCGACCAATCGGCGCGGGCACCGATGTCGTTTTTGTTATCGGCTCTTAGTTTGGGCGGTCAGTGCGACATGAACTACAAGCAGGCAAAAGACCAGCGGCTGCATACCGAACTGTGGCTGATGAAAGTAGCCAGCCTGCGTAACCTGCTCGACTGGGAAAATCTGCCCAACACGCTGCCGCTCAACGGCATCCACAGTACTGATGGTAATGTTCACGGGGAGGTGGCCGAAAAAAAAAAGCCATCGCCCGATAACGGCCTGACTGAGCAGCACTTTGTAACGAGCGAACCCGCAGCCGGGTATCAGCCAACGTCTGTCGCCAGGAATGGGAATGGACACCTCCCAACCCCGGCCACCAACGGCCACCCAACGAATGGCACTGCTACGGTGGTTGCGACCGTACCCGTTGCCGCACCACCATCAAAAGCCGCCCCGCCTACGCGCCCGGCCAGTAGCCGCCTACGCTCAACGGTTTCGCTACATGCAGGTTCTACGCAGTCTATTGCCGAGATTGTTGAGGAAGTAGCCGCTCCTGCCCGGCCCGACAAATCGTTCAGCTTCGAGCAGTTACAGACAGCATGGGTTGAATTTGCCCGACTACGGCAACAGCAGACCGATTCGGCCAGTGAGCAGTTGATTCTGAACCGCGACCTTGTACTGAACGGTACTACGGTATTTCTGACGCTTGACAACACGCTGCAACCCGGTATTTTGACTGAGTTTAAGGTCGAGTTGGTGGGGTATCTGCGCAATCAGTTGCAGAATAGCCAGATTCAGGTCGAACACGAGGTGCGGCTACAGGAGGTGAAGAAAATGATTTACAGCCCGCAGGATAAATACAATTATCTGGCCGAAAAAAACCCGGCCCTGCACGAACTCCGTAAAGTGCTGAATCTGGAGGTCGATTATTAG